The following coding sequences are from one Acidobacteriota bacterium window:
- a CDS encoding protein-L-isoaspartate(D-aspartate) O-methyltransferase: protein MVRVQLEGRDIRDARVLDAMLRVPRHEFVPEAPPRSAYGDHPLALALGQTISQPYIVAFMTQALGLEGDERILEIGTGSGYQAAVLAEIVREVYTIEILPELQERALSVLGRLGYRNIRGRVGDGYLGWPEEAPFDGIIVTAAPREVPRPLLDQLKTGGRLVIPVGDLVQDLVVFEKGPGGISRRTLIPVRFVPMTGRAAGEK from the coding sequence ATGGTGCGGGTGCAGCTCGAGGGGCGGGACATCCGGGACGCGCGCGTACTCGACGCCATGCTCCGCGTCCCCCGCCACGAGTTCGTCCCGGAGGCGCCGCCCCGTTCGGCCTACGGCGACCACCCCCTTGCGCTCGCACTGGGGCAGACCATATCCCAGCCCTACATCGTCGCCTTCATGACCCAGGCGCTCGGGCTCGAGGGGGACGAGAGGATCCTGGAGATCGGCACCGGGTCGGGATACCAGGCCGCCGTGCTGGCCGAAATCGTGCGCGAGGTGTACACCATCGAGATCCTGCCCGAACTCCAGGAGCGGGCGCTTTCCGTACTCGGCCGCCTTGGCTACCGCAACATCCGCGGCAGGGTGGGGGACGGGTACCTGGGGTGGCCCGAGGAGGCTCCCTTCGACGGCATCATCGTGACGGCGGCGCCGCGCGAGGTGCCCCGGCCCCTTCTCGACCAGCTCAAGACGGGAGGGCGGCTGGTCATTCCCGTCGGCGACCTGGTCCAGGACCTGGTGGTTTTCGAAAAGGGGCCCGGGGGGATCTCGCGCCGCACCCTGATCCCGGTGAGGTTCGTTCCGATGACGGGCAGGGCGGCGGGCGAAAAATGA
- a CDS encoding dihydroorotate dehydrogenase, with translation MKPNSNDRAPLKGPRLGVEIAGVHFKNPVMTASGTFGYGLEFARYMDLNAIGGIVVKGLSMKPIPGNPPPRVYETASGMLNAIGWQNIGAAEFVAEKLPGLRDYDTNVIVNIVGFELDEYLEVARFLNDRPGIHALELNISCPNVGKGGFHYNKDPRDTHRITAEVRKASPRLPLWVKLSPNVTDIREFARAAEEAGADALSVINTLVGMAIDVRSRRPRLRFRTGGLSGPAIKPVALRMVWETCQAVRIPVIGMGGISTTEDALEFLIAGARAVQVGTANFYEPAASERIALGLAEYCRSHRIDDIHEIIGSLRDYE, from the coding sequence ATGAAACCGAATTCGAACGATCGGGCGCCGCTCAAGGGCCCCCGCCTGGGGGTGGAGATCGCGGGCGTGCACTTCAAGAACCCCGTCATGACCGCCAGCGGCACCTTCGGTTACGGGCTGGAATTCGCCAGGTACATGGACCTCAATGCCATCGGCGGCATCGTGGTCAAGGGCCTCTCGATGAAGCCGATCCCGGGCAACCCCCCTCCGCGGGTGTACGAAACCGCGTCGGGGATGCTGAACGCCATCGGCTGGCAGAACATCGGCGCCGCGGAATTCGTCGCGGAAAAGCTCCCCGGTCTCAGGGACTACGACACCAACGTCATCGTCAACATCGTCGGTTTCGAGCTCGACGAGTACCTGGAAGTGGCCCGTTTTCTCAACGACCGCCCCGGAATCCACGCCCTGGAACTCAACATCTCCTGCCCCAATGTCGGCAAGGGGGGGTTCCATTACAACAAGGACCCCCGGGACACCCACAGGATCACGGCCGAGGTCCGCAAGGCGTCGCCCCGGCTCCCCCTCTGGGTGAAACTCTCCCCCAACGTCACCGACATCCGCGAATTCGCGCGGGCGGCGGAGGAGGCGGGGGCGGACGCGCTCTCGGTCATCAACACCCTGGTGGGCATGGCCATCGACGTGCGCTCCCGCCGGCCCCGGCTGCGCTTCCGGACCGGCGGCCTCTCCGGCCCCGCCATCAAGCCGGTGGCGCTGCGTATGGTCTGGGAAACGTGCCAGGCCGTCCGCATCCCGGTAATCGGCATGGGCGGCATCTCCACCACCGAGGACGCCCTGGAATTTCTCATAGCGGGCGCGCGCGCGGTGCAGGTGGGGACGGCCAATTTCTACGAGCCGGCCGCCTCCGAGCGCATCGCCCTGGGGCTCGCGGAATACTGCCGCTCGCACCGCATCGACGACATCCACGAAATCATCGGGAGCCTGAGAGACTATGAATGA
- a CDS encoding dihydroorotate dehydrogenase electron transfer subunit, with translation MLDKKVKIKAIRDLGAGNHLLVIASPEQARLVRPGQFVMLKCVEDTGENPLLRRPFTIFNIHRNARSGKPAGLELLVKEVGVGTRKLVSARPGQTLDCLGPQGHGFQLPSDLPTRVTTACLVAGGVGIAPLLLLAESLLTLRVKPILFYGGGTVADLVLREPFEKLGIDIITSTEDGSHGERGLVTEPLAQFLRIHPRKDIRLYACGPWGMMRGVHELAVGHDLQCEVSLEARMGCGLGACLGCVVASPAAEGRPYLRVCQDGPVMNSRLVRWDIEPV, from the coding sequence ATGCTCGATAAAAAGGTAAAGATCAAGGCCATCCGGGACCTCGGCGCGGGCAACCACCTGCTCGTCATCGCCTCTCCCGAACAGGCGCGCCTGGTGCGCCCCGGCCAGTTCGTCATGCTGAAATGCGTGGAAGACACGGGGGAGAACCCCCTCCTGCGCCGCCCCTTCACCATCTTCAACATCCATCGCAACGCCCGCAGCGGGAAACCGGCGGGGCTCGAGCTGCTGGTGAAGGAGGTGGGGGTAGGGACCCGCAAGCTGGTCTCCGCGCGCCCGGGCCAGACGCTCGATTGCCTGGGCCCGCAGGGGCACGGGTTCCAGCTCCCCTCCGACCTGCCGACCCGCGTGACCACGGCCTGCCTGGTGGCCGGCGGGGTGGGGATCGCCCCCCTGCTGCTGCTGGCCGAAAGCCTCCTGACCCTTCGGGTCAAGCCCATCCTGTTCTACGGGGGGGGCACCGTGGCCGACCTGGTGCTCCGGGAGCCGTTCGAAAAGCTCGGGATTGACATCATCACCTCGACCGAGGACGGCTCGCACGGGGAGCGCGGGCTCGTCACCGAACCGCTCGCGCAGTTTCTCCGGATCCACCCCCGGAAGGACATCCGGCTTTACGCCTGCGGCCCGTGGGGGATGATGCGGGGGGTGCACGAGCTTGCGGTCGGTCACGACCTCCAGTGCGAGGTGAGCCTGGAGGCGCGCATGGGGTGCGGCCTGGGCGCCTGCCTCGGCTGCGTGGTCGCGAGCCCCGCCGCCGAGGGGCGGCCCTACCTGCGGGTGTGCCAGGACGGCCCGGTCATGAACAGCCGCCTCGTCCGGTGGGATATCGAACCGGTATAG
- the pyrR gene encoding bifunctional pyr operon transcriptional regulator/uracil phosphoribosyltransferase PyrR: MTAAEIDLVLTRMAAEIVEKLGPEEAFAVIGIRRRGVPLARRLCRRIEAAVKRPVPLGILDITLYRDDLTAIGNRPMLRETLIDFDIDDRSLVLVDDVLYTGRTIRSALDGLVDLGRPRRVQLAVLVDRGHRELPIQADYVGKTVQTEEDETVEVRLEEEDGEERVVLLGRPRPAAGTRRARGAKSPGRGGGA, encoded by the coding sequence ATGACGGCGGCCGAAATCGACCTTGTCCTGACGAGGATGGCGGCCGAGATCGTGGAGAAGCTGGGGCCGGAGGAGGCGTTCGCCGTCATCGGCATCCGCCGCCGCGGGGTGCCCCTGGCCCGGCGCCTCTGCCGCCGGATCGAAGCGGCGGTGAAGCGGCCGGTGCCCCTCGGGATCCTGGACATCACCCTTTACCGCGACGACCTGACCGCGATCGGCAACCGGCCGATGTTGCGCGAGACCCTGATCGATTTCGACATCGACGACCGGAGCCTGGTCCTGGTGGACGACGTCCTGTACACGGGCCGGACGATCCGCTCCGCCCTCGACGGCCTCGTGGACCTCGGCCGGCCCCGGAGGGTGCAGCTTGCGGTCCTCGTCGACCGCGGCCACCGCGAGCTTCCGATCCAGGCCGATTACGTGGGGAAGACGGTCCAGACGGAGGAGGACGAGACGGTGGAGGTCCGGCTCGAGGAGGAGGACGGGGAGGAGCGCGTCGTGCTCCTGGGCAGGCCGCGGCCGGCGGCCGGCACCCGGAGGGCGCGGGGCGCGAAAAGCCCCGGGCGGGGCGGGGGCGCGTAA
- a CDS encoding NAD+ synthase → MKIALAQINTTVGDIAGNRDRVLRGLEKAESLGADIAVFPELCLTGYPPRDLLTLDGFVEANLGALGEIAARSGRTAVVVGFVDRNAGQEGRDFHNAAALLAEGRVQGIVHKTLLPTYDVFDEDRYFERAGEVPVIPFRGRTLGLSICEDAWSARDLWPRPLYAVDPIRNLVERGADLLINISASPFETGKPRFRHGLLREQARKYRVPLIYTNLVGGNDDLVFDGHSLALGRGGNLIAAGRGFEEEILVVDPDSERDEGFQETADIELLLGALTLGTRDYARKCGFRSAVLGLSGGIDSAVVACIAAEALGPDNVLGVAMPSIYSAPESESDAAALARNLGMRQETIPIRSVHDAFRGALEHSFAGLGPDVTEENLQARIRGTILMALSNKFGHLVLSTGNKSELGVGYCTLYGDMAGGLAVISDVPKTMVYALARHINRRGERIPQNTLVRPPTAELCPGQTDQDTLPEYDILDGILKARIEERMGFEEIVARGYDPGTVRKVLRMIYANEYKRRQAAPGLKVTSRAFGPGRRMPIAMKLDL, encoded by the coding sequence ATGAAAATTGCGCTGGCACAGATCAATACGACCGTCGGAGACATCGCGGGAAACCGCGACCGGGTGCTCCGGGGCCTGGAAAAGGCCGAGTCCCTCGGCGCCGACATCGCCGTCTTCCCCGAGCTCTGCCTCACGGGGTATCCCCCCAGGGACCTCCTGACGCTCGACGGCTTCGTGGAAGCCAACCTCGGGGCGCTCGGGGAGATCGCCGCGCGCTCGGGCCGCACGGCCGTCGTGGTCGGGTTCGTGGACCGCAACGCCGGGCAGGAGGGGCGCGATTTCCACAACGCCGCGGCCCTGCTTGCCGAGGGGCGGGTACAGGGGATCGTCCACAAGACGCTGCTGCCGACCTACGACGTTTTCGACGAGGACCGCTATTTCGAACGGGCCGGCGAGGTCCCCGTGATCCCCTTCCGCGGCAGGACCCTCGGCCTCTCCATCTGCGAGGACGCCTGGAGCGCCCGGGACCTGTGGCCCAGGCCCCTGTACGCCGTCGACCCGATCCGCAACCTGGTGGAGCGGGGGGCGGACCTCCTGATCAACATCTCCGCCTCCCCCTTCGAGACGGGAAAGCCCCGCTTCCGCCACGGGCTGCTGCGCGAACAGGCGCGCAAGTACCGGGTGCCGCTGATCTACACCAACCTGGTCGGGGGGAACGACGACCTCGTCTTCGACGGCCACAGCCTGGCCCTGGGAAGGGGGGGGAACCTCATCGCCGCGGGACGGGGATTCGAGGAGGAGATCCTCGTCGTGGATCCCGATTCGGAGCGGGACGAAGGGTTTCAGGAAACCGCCGACATCGAGCTCCTGCTTGGCGCGCTCACCCTGGGAACGCGGGACTACGCCCGCAAGTGCGGCTTCCGATCGGCCGTCCTGGGGCTCAGCGGCGGGATCGATTCCGCGGTGGTCGCCTGCATCGCGGCGGAGGCGCTCGGACCGGACAACGTCCTCGGGGTCGCCATGCCGTCGATCTACTCCGCCCCCGAGAGCGAATCCGACGCCGCGGCGCTGGCCCGCAACCTGGGGATGCGGCAGGAAACCATCCCGATCCGTTCGGTCCACGACGCCTTCCGCGGGGCCCTGGAGCACAGCTTCGCCGGGCTCGGGCCCGATGTCACCGAGGAGAACCTGCAGGCCCGGATCCGGGGCACGATCCTGATGGCGCTGTCGAACAAGTTCGGCCACCTGGTCCTGAGCACGGGAAACAAGTCGGAACTGGGGGTCGGCTACTGCACCCTCTACGGCGACATGGCGGGGGGGCTGGCGGTGATCTCCGACGTGCCGAAGACGATGGTGTACGCCCTAGCCCGCCACATCAACCGGCGGGGCGAACGGATCCCGCAGAACACCCTCGTGAGGCCCCCGACGGCGGAGCTGTGCCCCGGCCAGACCGACCAGGACACCCTCCCCGAGTACGACATCCTGGACGGCATCCTGAAAGCCCGGATCGAGGAGCGGATGGGGTTCGAGGAGATCGTGGCGCGGGGGTACGACCCGGGGACGGTCCGGAAGGTCCTTCGCATGATCTACGCCAACGAATACAAGCGCCGGCAGGCGGCGCCCGGGCTGAAGGTGACCAGCCGCGCCTTCGGCCCCGGCCGCCGCATGCCGATAGCGATGAAACTCGACCTGTAG
- the rocF gene encoding arginase: MTSVDIYGVPIDLGAGRRGVDMGPTALRIAGVAARLVALGCEVRDQGNIPVPLPETMGAASRDARYVREIAEVCGALYAQVQSSLASGRLALSLGGDHSLAAGSVAGSAAAMRRSGRPLALLWVDAHADMNTPESSPSGNVHGMPLACLLGKGPGELSGIGGFFPKVDPARCAVIGLRNLDEREKGIVRDSGVAAYTMNTIDRRGLAAVMDEALGRICEGDAAVHVSFDMDGVDPSVSPGVGTPVRGGFSYREAHLIMEMVADTRRLIALDMVELNPILDDRNSTAVLGCELILSALGKRIL, translated from the coding sequence ATGACGAGCGTGGACATTTACGGGGTGCCGATCGACCTGGGGGCCGGGCGGCGCGGGGTCGACATGGGGCCGACGGCGCTGCGCATCGCGGGAGTCGCCGCGCGCCTGGTCGCCCTGGGCTGCGAGGTGCGCGACCAGGGGAACATCCCCGTCCCGCTCCCGGAGACGATGGGGGCGGCGAGCCGGGACGCCCGTTATGTCCGGGAGATCGCGGAGGTGTGCGGGGCGCTCTACGCGCAGGTGCAGAGTTCGCTGGCTTCCGGGCGCCTGGCTCTCAGCCTGGGGGGAGATCACAGCCTGGCCGCGGGTTCCGTGGCCGGGTCGGCCGCCGCCATGCGCCGGAGCGGCCGTCCGCTCGCCCTTCTGTGGGTCGACGCCCACGCCGATATGAACACCCCAGAATCGAGCCCCAGCGGAAACGTTCACGGGATGCCGCTGGCGTGCCTCCTCGGCAAGGGCCCCGGGGAACTGTCCGGAATCGGAGGGTTCTTCCCCAAGGTGGATCCCGCGCGGTGCGCCGTCATCGGGCTGCGCAACCTGGACGAGCGGGAAAAGGGGATCGTGCGGGATTCGGGCGTCGCCGCCTACACCATGAACACCATCGACCGGCGCGGGCTGGCGGCCGTGATGGACGAGGCGCTCGGCCGCATCTGCGAAGGGGATGCCGCAGTTCATGTGTCGTTCGATATGGACGGGGTGGACCCGTCCGTTTCTCCAGGGGTGGGGACCCCGGTGCGCGGCGGATTCTCCTACCGCGAAGCCCATCTGATCATGGAGATGGTGGCCGACACCCGGAGGCTGATCGCGCTCGACATGGTGGAGCTGAATCCGATCCTGGACGACCGGAACTCCACCGCCGTGCTCGGGTGCGAGCTGATCCTGTCTGCGCTGGGAAAGCGGATCCTTTGA
- a CDS encoding nicotinate phosphoribosyltransferase — protein sequence MYTEALLTDLYELTMAAGYLAEGKGDDRAAFDLYFRRTPFRGGYAIAAGLEDGVRAVLDTRFGDEDIRYLRARRSPGGARTFPDRFLDFLSRYRFRGDIRAVAEGTVVFPNEPLVQVAGGLIECQLAETILLCHLNFQTLVATKAARIWEAAQHGPVLEFGLRRAQGPDGAESACRAAMIGGADATSNVLAAARLGVPARGTHAHSWIQAFPDELEAFRAYARSFPDECTLLVDTYDTLRSGVPNAIRVAKELEAAGHALAGIRIDSGDLAFLSIEARDMLDREGLGYVKIVASNELDETLIADILAQGGRIDIWGVGTNLVTGAGEGGGALGGIYKMVEHNGEPTIKLSSNPEKTTNPGLKKIVRFYDREGLMEADAVAGRDEDLSRGGVWIVDPANPLRRKKLDSPRRVQLLEPIVESGAPVREFPPLEDIRDRRREQLAHLHESYKRLHNPHEYKVGLSIGLWRRKERMIADIIGNNGGNGRANDRGRDREEGER from the coding sequence GTGTACACCGAAGCTCTGCTGACCGACCTGTACGAACTGACCATGGCCGCGGGCTACCTCGCCGAGGGGAAGGGGGACGACCGGGCCGCCTTCGACCTCTACTTCCGGCGCACCCCCTTCCGGGGCGGTTACGCGATCGCCGCGGGACTCGAGGACGGGGTCCGCGCCGTCCTCGACACGCGCTTCGGCGACGAGGATATCCGTTACCTGCGGGCGCGCCGCTCTCCCGGCGGCGCCCGGACCTTTCCCGACCGGTTCCTCGATTTTCTTTCACGATACCGCTTCCGCGGCGACATCCGCGCCGTGGCCGAGGGGACGGTGGTCTTCCCCAACGAGCCGCTGGTGCAGGTCGCCGGAGGCCTGATCGAGTGCCAGCTGGCCGAGACCATCCTGCTGTGCCACCTGAATTTCCAGACCCTGGTGGCGACCAAGGCGGCCCGGATATGGGAAGCGGCGCAGCACGGCCCCGTCCTCGAATTCGGCCTGCGCCGCGCCCAGGGGCCCGACGGCGCCGAGAGCGCCTGCCGCGCCGCCATGATCGGGGGGGCCGACGCCACCTCCAACGTCCTCGCGGCGGCGCGCCTCGGGGTCCCCGCCAGGGGGACGCACGCCCACAGCTGGATCCAGGCCTTCCCCGACGAGCTCGAGGCCTTCCGCGCCTACGCCCGGAGTTTTCCCGACGAGTGCACCCTGCTCGTGGACACCTACGATACGCTCCGGAGCGGGGTGCCGAACGCCATCCGGGTCGCGAAGGAACTCGAGGCGGCCGGGCACGCCCTCGCCGGGATCCGCATCGACAGCGGCGACCTCGCCTTCCTGAGCATCGAAGCGCGTGACATGCTCGACCGGGAAGGGCTCGGGTACGTCAAGATCGTCGCCTCCAACGAACTGGACGAAACCCTGATCGCCGACATCCTGGCACAGGGGGGGCGGATCGATATCTGGGGGGTGGGAACGAACCTGGTGACGGGAGCGGGAGAGGGGGGCGGGGCGCTGGGGGGGATATACAAGATGGTGGAGCACAACGGGGAGCCCACGATCAAGCTCAGCTCCAACCCCGAGAAAACGACCAACCCCGGCCTCAAGAAGATCGTGCGCTTCTACGATCGGGAAGGGCTGATGGAGGCGGACGCGGTGGCAGGGCGGGACGAGGATCTCTCCCGGGGGGGGGTGTGGATCGTGGACCCGGCAAACCCGCTGCGCCGCAAGAAGCTCGATTCCCCCCGCCGCGTGCAGTTGCTCGAACCGATCGTGGAGTCGGGCGCGCCGGTCCGCGAATTCCCCCCGCTGGAAGATATCCGTGACCGGCGCAGGGAGCAGCTGGCCCATCTCCACGAAAGCTACAAGCGCCTTCACAACCCCCATGAATACAAGGTGGGGCTCAGCATCGGGCTCTGGCGGCGGAAGGAGCGGATGATCGCGGACATCATCGGGAACAACGGGGGAAACGGCCGGGCGAACGACCGGGGGAGGGATCGCGAGGAGGGGGAACGCTGA
- the pyrF gene encoding orotidine-5'-phosphate decarboxylase gives MNDARSRLIVALDVPDRAAALAAVDRLSGRVGVFKIGLELFTAEGPRLVEEIRGRGERVFLDLKLHDIPNTVRGAVRSACRLGVDMLTLHASGGAPMLTAACEEARESDTPPLLLAVTALTSLSAADVAALGVGGTVEAWVETLAELAHRSGIRGIVASSRELPVLRKRFGREMRLVIPGIRPAGADAGDQARAATPGEAIRGGASFIVVGRPILKSGDPARAADAIVTEIARGLAPG, from the coding sequence ATGAATGATGCCCGGTCGCGCCTGATCGTAGCGCTGGACGTCCCCGACCGCGCGGCCGCGCTGGCCGCCGTCGACCGGCTTTCGGGCCGGGTCGGGGTCTTCAAGATCGGCCTGGAACTCTTCACGGCCGAGGGTCCCCGCCTGGTGGAGGAGATCCGCGGGCGCGGCGAGCGGGTGTTCCTGGACCTGAAACTGCACGACATCCCGAACACCGTGCGCGGGGCCGTCCGGTCGGCGTGCCGGCTCGGGGTGGACATGCTGACGCTGCACGCGAGCGGGGGCGCCCCCATGCTGACGGCGGCCTGTGAAGAAGCCCGGGAGTCGGACACTCCCCCGCTCCTGCTGGCCGTCACCGCCCTGACCAGCCTCTCGGCCGCCGACGTGGCCGCCCTCGGGGTCGGCGGCACGGTCGAGGCCTGGGTGGAGACCCTCGCGGAACTGGCGCATCGCTCGGGCATCCGGGGGATCGTGGCCTCGAGCAGGGAGCTGCCGGTGCTCCGGAAGAGGTTCGGGCGGGAAATGCGGCTGGTGATCCCGGGAATCCGGCCCGCGGGGGCCGATGCGGGGGACCAGGCGCGGGCGGCGACGCCCGGGGAGGCCATCCGCGGCGGTGCCAGCTTCATCGTGGTCGGCCGGCCGATCCTCAAGTCGGGGGACCCCGCCCGGGCGGCCGACGCCATCGTGACGGAAATCGCCAGAGGGCTGGCACCCGGATAG
- a CDS encoding aspartate carbamoyltransferase catalytic subunit: MASLSQKDLLSIEQLSAEDIGLVLDTAEALREVSARAVKKVPALRGKTVVNLFFEPSTRTRSSFELAEKRLSADILNFSASSSSVTKGETLLDTARNLEAMAPDIIVIRHACAGAPHLLGTECRSSVVNAGDGMHEHPTQALLDALTVRSMKGRLEGLKLAIIGDISHSRVARSDTLLFHKMGAEVWVCGPPTLIPADFHLLGARVTGFMEEAIEGADVVMMLRLQNERQNEAFIPSAREYFNLYGLSRERMRGARKNAIVMHPGPMNRGVEIESEVADAEYSVILDQVANGVATRMAVLYLLSGNSGLKPGRESR, translated from the coding sequence ATGGCATCTCTCAGCCAGAAGGACCTTCTCAGCATCGAACAGCTTTCCGCGGAGGACATCGGGCTCGTGCTGGATACGGCCGAGGCCCTCAGGGAGGTCTCCGCGCGGGCGGTCAAGAAGGTCCCGGCGCTCCGGGGAAAGACCGTCGTCAACCTCTTTTTCGAGCCCTCCACCCGGACCCGGTCCTCCTTCGAGCTGGCCGAGAAGAGGCTCAGCGCCGACATCCTGAATTTCTCCGCCTCCTCGAGCAGCGTGACCAAGGGGGAGACCCTGCTCGACACCGCCCGGAACCTGGAGGCGATGGCGCCCGACATCATCGTGATCCGCCACGCCTGCGCGGGCGCTCCGCACCTGCTCGGGACCGAATGCCGCTCCTCGGTGGTCAACGCCGGCGACGGGATGCACGAACACCCGACGCAGGCGCTGCTGGACGCCCTGACCGTGCGCTCCATGAAGGGGCGGCTGGAAGGGCTGAAGCTCGCCATCATCGGGGACATTTCCCACAGCCGCGTCGCCCGCTCCGACACCCTCCTGTTTCACAAGATGGGGGCCGAGGTCTGGGTGTGCGGCCCCCCGACCCTGATCCCGGCGGATTTTCACCTTCTCGGCGCCCGCGTTACGGGCTTCATGGAGGAGGCGATCGAGGGGGCGGACGTCGTCATGATGCTCCGGCTGCAGAACGAGCGGCAGAACGAGGCCTTCATCCCCTCCGCGAGGGAGTACTTCAACCTCTACGGGCTTTCGCGCGAGAGGATGCGGGGCGCCCGCAAAAACGCCATCGTCATGCACCCGGGGCCGATGAACCGCGGGGTCGAAATCGAATCGGAGGTGGCGGACGCGGAGTATTCGGTCATCCTCGACCAGGTCGCCAACGGGGTCGCCACCCGCATGGCCGT
- a CDS encoding amidase encodes MNNDRDLTIEKLAPLIERRKISPVELTRLLLDRIGRIDPVLNTYITVTAESALASARRAEREISRGRYRGALHGIPVSLKDLFCTRGVATTAGSRILRGFVPDRNALVVDRLLGAGCLLLGKTNMHEFAFGPTSVNPHYGPVRNPWDPGRIAGGSSGGSAAGVAAALAIASLGTDTGGSIRIPAAACGCVGLKPTRGLVPLDGVIPLSFTLDHAGPLCRSVADAAALLLALSEPRFESGKWRRMLRAMRRGVKGLRVGVPRDHFFDHIQPAVRRAVLDAVEVFRRLGAEVKEVRLEGMEPTARLAEEITGDEAAAYHDRWLARRGAVYGRDVRLRLAPGRRATAVAYLQALEEMRAYGERLDRVFESVDVLAAPTLPLAPPALDQTEFRSGRRREDVRAALLRLTRPGNLSGLPAISLPCGSTPGGLPVGLQLLGRRRDEPTLLRAACAYETATEWHERFPPDPAGA; translated from the coding sequence ATGAACAACGACCGCGACCTGACCATCGAGAAGCTGGCCCCGCTGATCGAGCGGAGGAAGATCTCCCCGGTGGAGCTCACCCGGCTGCTGCTCGACCGCATCGGGCGGATCGACCCCGTGCTCAACACCTATATCACCGTCACCGCCGAAAGCGCCCTGGCCTCCGCGCGCCGCGCCGAGCGGGAGATCTCCCGGGGGCGATACCGGGGGGCGCTCCACGGCATCCCCGTCAGCCTCAAGGACCTCTTCTGCACCCGGGGCGTGGCCACCACCGCGGGATCCAGGATCCTGCGCGGGTTCGTACCCGATCGGAACGCCCTGGTGGTCGACCGCCTGCTCGGCGCCGGGTGCCTGCTGCTGGGCAAGACCAACATGCACGAATTCGCCTTCGGCCCGACCAGCGTGAACCCCCATTACGGGCCGGTGCGCAATCCCTGGGACCCCGGCCGCATCGCCGGGGGCTCGAGCGGCGGCAGCGCGGCCGGCGTCGCCGCGGCGCTCGCGATCGCCTCGCTGGGGACCGACACCGGGGGCTCCATCCGCATCCCCGCCGCGGCCTGCGGCTGCGTGGGGCTCAAACCCACGCGCGGCCTCGTCCCGCTCGACGGCGTCATCCCCCTTTCGTTCACCCTGGACCACGCCGGCCCGCTCTGCCGCTCGGTGGCCGACGCCGCGGCCCTGCTGCTGGCCCTGTCCGAACCGCGTTTCGAGTCCGGGAAATGGCGCCGGATGCTCCGGGCGATGCGGCGCGGGGTGAAGGGGCTCCGGGTCGGCGTGCCCCGGGACCATTTTTTCGACCACATCCAGCCGGCGGTCCGCCGCGCCGTGCTCGACGCCGTGGAGGTTTTCCGCCGGCTGGGGGCGGAGGTGAAGGAGGTCAGGCTCGAGGGGATGGAGCCTACGGCCCGGCTCGCCGAGGAGATTACGGGGGACGAGGCCGCGGCCTATCACGACCGGTGGCTGGCCCGGAGGGGGGCGGTTTACGGCCGCGACGTCCGGCTGAGGCTCGCCCCCGGGAGGCGGGCGACCGCCGTCGCCTATCTCCAGGCGCTCGAAGAGATGCGGGCCTACGGGGAAAGGCTCGACCGGGTCTTCGAATCGGTCGACGTGCTGGCCGCGCCGACCCTGCCGCTCGCGCCCCCGGCCCTCGACCAGACGGAATTCCGCTCGGGGAGGAGGCGCGAGGACGTCCGCGCGGCGCTGCTGCGCCTGACGCGCCCCGGGAACCTGTCGGGACTGCCGGCGATCAGCCTCCCGTGCGGCTCGACGCCGGGCGGGCTGCCGGTGGGGCTGCAGCTCCTCGGGCGGCGGCGCGACGAGCCCACGCTCCTTCGCGCCGCCTGCGCCTACGAGACCGCCACGGAGTGGCACGAACGGTTCCCCCCCGACCCTGCCGGAGCCTGA